A window of Nicotiana sylvestris chromosome 8, ASM39365v2, whole genome shotgun sequence genomic DNA:
CAGATTTGGGGAAAATATGACTGGATCTACAgtaaaatgaaaagggaaaaatgaGTACGAGGGATTAGAGAAATTGGGGGAAAGCTTTATTGGAGATGaaggaaaagggaaaagggtTCAGATTTGGAGAAAAATAACTAGAGCTAGGCCACATCTACTTTTatttagaaaataaataaaaattgtggATTTTAACTATATATTACATATTACATATtacatattaaaataaataaaaaggtaAAAAGGTTTAAAGAGAGAGTACTAGATTTGGCGGGCTACAAGAAAAAATTAAGGAGGGAACAATAACCGTTCctataaatatttttttggaaaaaactgTTGCTACTGATAGATATATTGTAACAGTTATAGAAACCGTGGATATAAGAAAACGTACAGCAACGGTTATTATACAATGGAAACGGTTTGGTTGCTAAAGTGTACTAATAGTATCCAAAACCTTTGGTAACGGTTAAAACCGTTGCAATAGAAATCTGTGGCTACGGTTATGTAACCGTTGCTGAAACGTCCGTTGCCATAGGGTAATTAAGAGtgagattgaataaataaattaatattgataaatcaaGAAACTAAAGTCAATATGAAATACAACCACAACTCTAGAACGTAAAGTTTAGTTCAACATAAAAATGAGAGTCAAATGACAATTCATCTAAAGAAACAAAAAtttctagaactaataaactatactctctccgttccaatttatgtgaacctgtttgactggcacggagtttaagaaaaaaatgaatatttttggaatttgtggtcctaaacaagtccaaatggggcTCAGATTATTTGTgcggttataaaagcttctcattaaaggtaaagttgtaactttaagttaaattgttaccaaatttggaaagtgttcattctttttggaatggaccaaaaagaaaataggttcacataaaccgGAAAAGAGGAGTACaatttagaaaagaaaaagagaaaaaaactgCTGCTGCTCAGTTCTGCTGATGCCTGCATATCTCCCCAAAGCTGCGTTCTCTTTTTTACTTATATAGGTATAAATTTTGCTGGTCTAAAATACCCTTATCCTAGTTCCTCACAACTTAATACATCCTCGCGTTAGTCACGCTTCGCGAGCTCAAACTTTTCGCTGCCAGAAACTATCGTCGAGTTCTCACTAAGCAGACAAATCTTTTCTGCCGGGGCTCATAAGTAGGGATGACAAATGGTGCGAGGCAAATCCGCGCACACCCGCGAAGACTCCAACCCGCCCCGTCTCGCAAAACAAAATTTGTTGTTTTTAACCGCCCCGCCCCGCAAAAAGCCGCCCTGCCCATTTTACATAAGACAAAAATGTTTAACTGAAGAATAATAATATATTTAAGCCATAATGAAATGGTCCCAACTGAAAAGGACAAAAACAATTCTGCGAACTCCTTCAACACCTTCTAAGTTGTTTACTTTGTCAAACTAATATAagatataaaatattaaaaataaaaatcttgacTCGCGACCTGCCCCGCCCCGCCCCgcattaattttttaaaaaagaaattagAACCCGCCCCGCCCCCGCAAACACTGTAACCCACCCCGCCCCGTTGCCATCCCTACTCATAAGTTTATCAAATTCCATTTTTTCATGGGCAAATCTTTGCTACTATTTACTTGTGTCTCCAACCAATACTCCACCACAGGACGTTGTCTCTTTCCCTGATGGATCCAAAATTTTAAGAGGATGAGTGCACTATTACGAAGAGATGAATCCAAGATTTATATTGACCAGTTGAGACTTTAGCTTCTTACTATGAGCCTATTACCACTTTAAAATTATAGGTCATAATTAATTTTTCGTTGAAATTTTAACGATTTTTAACATATATACTATACTCCGTATTGAAATATTGGGATCATTGAACTGTTGATATGCTACAACGTCCTCCCATGCTATTAGCTTTCATGAatatatttaatttaattatacaAAATATTGATATGACAAGAGAAGATTAGAGATTTCAATGTGTTAGATTTGGGAAATTTGAATTagtaaaccaaatttaaagaaaaaaaatacctaACTACAACACAAGAGGGGAACACTATACATGCCCACAAACATGAGATTTAAGACCCTATGCTCAATTCtatggaaaagaaaaataagatagGCATGAGACTAAAGCCCCATAACTTCACTTGTAAAGGTATATTCAATCGCAATATAGGATGCTTTTAGTTTGGGTGCACACATAAATTTATATAAAGTTTAAGATGTACTATCATTATTATACATAGTATTGGGAGAAGAACATGGGTTCACGTGCTCCATGCTCCTCCAACTAGATACGACCATGCTGCCAGAGTGCTTGAATTTCAAGAATAACTCCATGTCACCTTTAAATGAATTTCACTTCTTCTGAAAAATCAtattatgtcacgacccgaatgttacgacccaaaatttcaacccgtcgtgatggcgcctaacacacACTTATTAGGCAAGTCAACAATCGCATAATAGCTAGCATTTGAATAAACATTGTTTCAATATACTAAACAACAGAAATATCATAATTCTCTAATAAAAACAATAACAAACTACTACAACAacccccaaaatctggtgtcaacgAGTGCATGAGCACTACCAAGTATCAACATAAACAAAAACTCTAGTACAACTGTCTGAGTAATAGAACAGtactaaagaaaataaaagaaaagagagtcaaggtctgcggacaTCATAGCaactaccttgaagtctccaagcaGGAAATAGCACGGACCTAGCAATCACCATGTCCAGATGTacacgaagtgcagagtgtagtatgagtacaaccgaccccatgtacttaaTAAATAACAGAACTAACCTTAGGCttaaagcagtgacgagctcatAAGGATACAATCAGAACCAATATAATGACAACACATGTATAATAATGACAATGACAATAAATAACTCTGTGAAATTTCTATAATCAGCTCATTCATGGTACAgaaatttagacatgctttcaagttcacaATTAAAGACCAACAGTGATAAGAACATGTCAAGTATAGCTAGCATGAGGAATGATACATCTCTATACCTACATGTCAAATATGTATGTCAAATGTATGATTTTACAGTGATATTCTTAGgtactcacactcttagagtactcGTTCCCTTTATTTCAAATTCTCACTCATCATACACACAATCACTTAATACTGTATGGATGTCTGGCATCAATGCCCCTCACCAAAGCACGTGTATATATCCCTGTGCCTGCGTTCACTGCTGGTATGTCAAACTCCAGAGGGGCGGatcctgcccaagcgctaatTAAAGCCTATAAGGCCTagtgcgacgtgcagcccgatccacataataatagtaatagtaaAGCCAATATAGCCAgctacgacgtgcagcccgatccacaataTCACTCACAACACGACTCTTAAGCTTACCTCAGTCCtcaatctctcaagtctcaaGGGCTCACAAATCTCGTACcactcagcccaaacaatgataacaTGTGATGTAATAGTGAATGATAAACGAAGACTGAGATACGATATGCAAATATTGAACCATGTCCGAGTATATAATTGCAGTTAAAGAAGATAACTCAAAACAACAGAAATAATCCTATTAGGTCTCAACTGAATAAGTACAtaacctaaacatgatttctaacatgaatcacaGCTCAATTACTCTAATAAGTAGAGATTTCACAGATAAAATAAGACTTGATATTAACATAGTACAAAAATCCATACGGATCATGATTaccatggtgcacgcccacatgcccgtcacctagcatgtgcgtcacccaAACACAACCCAAATAATATATTTTCCTAGGATATGTACCCTCAATTCcatgtttagaagtgttacttacttCAAAAAGCACAACTCAATACTCCAAAAAGCCCTTCTTGTGCATATCGGCATCCGAACgcctcgaatctagtcacaaacaaCTTAATATAATCAATACAAGCTTTAGGAATCGAGTCCATATGATAAAGCTAAGATTTTTAaccaaaatcaaaaagtcaaccctggcGTCGTACCTCCAAATTCGACAAAATTCACAAATTCCGAACGTCCATTctattacgagtccaaccataccaaaattatctaattcTGACCACGAATCgatcctcaaatcctcaaattcaCATTCCAATAAATAGtccaaaaatccccaaattttaccTCAAACACACATAATGTAGGTGTAACAATCAACGGGTAAACAATATTTATCAATAAAAGTGATGAATCTTCATTTACCTCTTCAATTATTGTGAAAGATGCTCAAAAATTCGCCCTTAGCCGAActctacaactccaaaaatgAGATAAATACCAAACCATTCGACTTATAAAATATTCCAGTGAAATTGCACCTTATGATCACTATTTCCGTTTCTGCAGTACCGTTTCTGTGGTCCAAACCTCGCACATGCGAGATTCACTTAAGTCTCAGCGACGCGCACCTGCGGTaccctttccgcatctgcggagtcgCTTCTACGATGACAACTCCGCATCTGTGGACCACAGGCTCCCAACCGATTTTGTTTCTGCGAACGACAAGCTCATCTACCCTTCTCCAAATGCGGCTCCCCATCCACATCTGCGACCACTGCCAAGCCTAGCTTCTATGCTTCTGCAATCACATCCACACACTTATGACCTCACAGGTGCGATAAATCCTTGCATCTGTGCATCTTCCCATCTCTAGCCAAATCCCGTATTTGCGCATACGTGGTCGTTTCTGTGGCTCCGCATATGCGGCCAAAACCTTGCAGGTGTTGTTACACTAGACCTGAAGCTTCATCATTTCCTTAAGTCCAAATCTCATTCCGATTTCAATCTGAATCACACCCACGGACCCTATCCAAACCTACCAACTTGTCCTAAAACACGATACAAACTTAGTCAGagcctcaaattacatcaaacaacatcaaaatcacgaATCATACCCAAATTCAAGCCTAACAAAACTAATTATCTTTAAACTTCTAAAACTAATACCGAATCATATCAAACCTactccaattgacctcaaattctgcacacaagtcataaatgacaccatgGACATACTAATACTCCTGAAACCAAAATTCAAGCCCGGTATCAACAAAGTTATCTCTCAATCAAACCTCCCAACCTTCCAAACATTCAACTTTTCGGACATAtgcctaagttcaaaatcaccatacgaagctattggaaccatcaaaactccactCTGGGGTCGTccacacaaaagtcaaactccgatcAACTCTAATAACTTAAGcctccaaccttgggactaagtgccCTAATCCACTTCGAAACTTCCCCAAACCTCCCCCGAAACCAAGCCAACCACCCCGAAAAATCACATAACCATAAATGAATACAGAAGAAGCGACAAATGGGGGATCAAGGATAAAATACATAAAACAACCAGCCAGGTCATGACATTCTtcccctcttaaataaatgttcgtcttccaacgggtctagaatcatacctgaagtctcaaataggtgtggatatcttctTCGCATCTCCctctcggtctcccaagtagtcTCCTTGATTGGTTGGCCTCTCCACtgaactttcactgaagctatattatTTGATCTCAACTTTTAAACCTGTCGATCTGAAATGGCCACCGGCTACACAATATAAGTCAAATCCCTATCTAACTGAACTGTTCTGAATCTAAAACATGTGAAGGATCACCATAGTACTTCCGGAACATAGAAATTTGAAACATTGGATGAACACCCAATagactaggtggcaatgcaagcttgtaggccacctctATTATCTTCTCAAGTACCTCAAAAGGGCCAAAATACCGAGGGATCAAATTTTTCTTCCTCCTGaacctcatcaccctcttcatGGGCGAAACTTTAAGCAATACCTTCTCTCCCATCATATATACAACATCACGGACCTTTCGATCAGTGTAACTCTCTGTCTAGACTGTGTTGTACGAAGCTGATCttgaatcaacttgactttctccaaggcatccCGAACCAGATCAGTGCCTAACAACCTAGCCTCCCCATTCTCAAACCAACCATAGGCAAACTctattggtagctgttgttataggcaaactctgcaagtggtagaaactaatcccaagATCCCTCAAATTTCATAACTCAAGCGCGTAGaatatcctccaagatctaaatggtgcactcggactgtccgtccgtctagggGTGGAATGTTATACtaaactcaacctgtgtgcccaactctcgttgcaATGCTCTCCAATACTACGATGTGCACTATGTGCCTCGATCAGAAATAATAGACACCGGCACATGATAAAGACGAACAATTTCACGGATATAGATCTGATCCATCCTTTCTGAAGATTATAGGTAGTCACAACCAAAATGAAAAGTACaaacttggtcagtctatccataATATCCCACACTGCATCGAATTTCTTCAAAGTCTATGAGagcccaacaatgaaatccatggtaatacactcccacttccacttgggaatatCAAGTCTCTGAAGTAAACTGCCCGGCCTCAGGTACCCGTACTTCACCTACTACCAGTTCAAACACCAAGTTGCATaatccactatatctttcttcattcttctccagcAATAGTGTTTCCTAAAATCCTAATATATCTGggtggtgttgatacccaatttttccctataatatttttttaaaatgcatatatacctccaaaactatgcattaacatcaattaatatttttccatcatttctgcatttttaagggttttaattaatttatcccagtatttttatttatataaaaaattactaattgcattacaaataattttgtaataattttGTGGCTTAACTTTATTATTTGTACTATgttttaattatttcacaaatagtTACCTGTGCACCAACAGATGTGCGAACAGTCGTGCGGTATCCCAAaagagcaaaaggcaacttttcatgccattgcctagaaccttggaTCATCTTTCTAAGAatattcttgatgttcttgttcgcCGCTTCAATGGCTCCATTGGCTTTGTGCCGGTAAGGGGTAGAATGGCGATGCATGATTTTAAACTATTCGCatacctccttcatcaaatgactatttagattggctacattgtcagtgataatggtctttgggataccaaagcgaCAAATGATGTTGGAATGAACAAAGtctaccaccgctttcttggtgaCTGCTTTAAAAGTGACggcctccacccacttggtgaagtaatcaactgcaaccaaaatgaatctatgcctatttgaagcctttggctcgattggcccaataacatccattccccaagcaacgaaaggctaAGGAGAGGATATGCGATGCAACTCTGAAGGAGGCGAGTGAATTAGGTCACCATGAATCTGGCATTGGtgacacttgcgaacaaaacTAAAGCAATCTCGCTCTatagtaagccaataataccctgcccgcagaatcttcttcgccaaaatATATCcattcatgtgtggtccgcaaaccCCCGAATGCACTTCACTCATGATCCGCTCTGCTTCCGTGgaatctatgcatctcaacaagtttaaatctggggtcctcttatacaa
This region includes:
- the LOC138875112 gene encoding uncharacterized protein, encoding MHRHSTPYRHKANGAIEAANKNIKNILRKMIQGSRQWHEKLPFALLGYRTTVRTSVGAQLPIEFAYGWFENGEARLLGTDLVRDALEKVKLIQDQLRTTQSRQRVTLIERYRDVSFLMLAILDMFLSLLVFNCELESMSKFLYHE